A window of Xylophilus sp. GW821-FHT01B05 contains these coding sequences:
- a CDS encoding proline--tRNA ligase — protein MKASRFFVSTLKEAPADAEVASHRLMMRAGMIKKLGAGIYTYMPMGLRVIRKVEAIVREEMNRAGSVECAMPVVQPAELWQETGRFEKMGPELLRIKDRHERDFVVQPTSEEVATDIARQELRSYKQLPKNLYQIQTKFRDERRPRFGLMRGREFIMKDAYSFDRSPEAAKDSYKVMADAYRRIFDRFGLRYRAVAADSGAIGGDLSQEFQVIAATGEDAIVYSPNSDYAANMEKAEALAPAGPRAAAVQALVKTPTPGKSTCADVAALLGVPLTSTVKSLVLATEQLDDAGNIVKVQIWLLLLRGDHDLNEVKASKLPGMEAGFRFATVAEIESHFGCKPGYLGPLKLLQPVKIVADREVALMADWICGANEPDFHMTGVNWGRDLPEPDLVADIRNVVAGDPSPDGKGVLAIERGIEVGHVFYLGTKYSKAMDATFLDESGKPRHFEMGCYGIGITRLPAAAIEQNHDERGIIWPDALAPFTVVICPIGMDRSAEVKAAAEKLYEDLLAAGVDVLLDDRGERPGAMFADWELIGVPHRVVLSDRGLKEGQVEYQHRRDTEASKLALADVFAHLKGRLTA, from the coding sequence ATGAAAGCCTCCAGATTCTTCGTTTCCACGCTCAAGGAAGCCCCCGCCGACGCCGAGGTGGCCAGCCACCGCCTGATGATGCGCGCCGGCATGATCAAGAAGCTGGGCGCTGGCATCTATACCTATATGCCGATGGGCTTGCGCGTGATCCGCAAGGTCGAGGCCATCGTGCGCGAGGAAATGAACCGCGCCGGCTCGGTGGAGTGCGCCATGCCCGTGGTGCAGCCGGCCGAGCTCTGGCAGGAAACCGGCCGCTTCGAGAAGATGGGCCCCGAGCTGCTGCGCATCAAGGACCGGCATGAGCGCGACTTTGTCGTCCAGCCGACCAGCGAAGAGGTGGCGACCGACATCGCCCGCCAGGAGCTGCGCAGCTACAAGCAGTTGCCGAAGAACCTCTACCAGATCCAGACCAAGTTCCGCGACGAGCGCCGCCCGCGCTTTGGCCTGATGCGCGGGCGTGAATTCATCATGAAGGACGCCTACAGCTTCGACCGCAGCCCCGAGGCTGCCAAGGACAGCTACAAGGTTATGGCCGATGCCTACCGCCGCATCTTCGACCGTTTTGGCCTGCGCTATCGCGCCGTGGCGGCTGATAGCGGCGCCATCGGCGGCGACCTGAGCCAGGAGTTCCAGGTGATCGCCGCCACCGGCGAGGACGCCATCGTCTACAGCCCGAACAGCGACTACGCCGCCAATATGGAAAAGGCCGAGGCCCTGGCGCCCGCTGGCCCGCGCGCGGCTGCCGTGCAAGCGCTGGTGAAGACGCCGACGCCGGGCAAGAGCACCTGCGCCGATGTGGCCGCCTTGCTGGGCGTGCCGCTGACCAGCACGGTGAAGTCGCTGGTGCTGGCCACCGAGCAGCTCGACGACGCCGGCAACATCGTCAAGGTGCAGATCTGGCTGTTGCTGCTGCGCGGCGACCATGACCTGAACGAAGTCAAGGCCAGCAAGCTGCCGGGCATGGAGGCGGGCTTCCGCTTTGCCACCGTGGCCGAGATCGAGTCGCACTTCGGCTGCAAGCCTGGCTACCTCGGCCCGCTGAAGCTGCTGCAGCCGGTCAAGATCGTGGCCGACCGCGAAGTCGCGCTGATGGCCGACTGGATCTGTGGCGCCAACGAGCCCGACTTCCACATGACAGGCGTCAACTGGGGCCGCGACCTGCCCGAGCCCGATCTGGTCGCCGACATCCGCAACGTTGTGGCCGGTGACCCTTCGCCCGACGGCAAGGGCGTGCTGGCGATCGAGCGCGGCATCGAGGTGGGCCACGTGTTCTACCTGGGCACCAAGTACAGCAAGGCGATGGACGCCACCTTCCTCGACGAGTCGGGCAAGCCGCGCCACTTTGAGATGGGCTGCTACGGCATTGGCATCACCCGCCTGCCGGCCGCCGCCATCGAGCAGAACCATGACGAGCGCGGCATCATCTGGCCGGATGCGCTGGCGCCCTTCACCGTGGTGATCTGCCCGATCGGCATGGACCGCAGCGCCGAGGTCAAGGCCGCCGCCGAGAAGCTCTATGAAGACCTGCTGGCCGCTGGCGTCGACGTGCTGCTGGACGACCGCGGCGAGCGCCCCGGTGCCATGTTTGCCGACTGGGAACTGATCGGCGTGCCGCACCGCGTGGTGCTGTCTGACCGTGGCCTGAAGGAAGGCCAGGTCGAGTACCAACACCGCCGCGACACCGAAGCCAGCAAGCTGGCCCTGGCCGACGTCTTTGCCCACCTGAAGGGCCGGCTGACGGCATGA
- the rpmA gene encoding 50S ribosomal protein L27: MAQKKGGGSTRNGRDSKPKMLGVKAFGGELITAGAIIVRQRGTKFHPGTNVGVGKDHTLFALVDGHVSFGFKGAMSKHTVTVTPAA, translated from the coding sequence ATGGCACAGAAAAAAGGCGGCGGCTCTACGCGAAATGGGCGCGATTCCAAGCCAAAGATGCTTGGCGTGAAGGCTTTTGGTGGTGAGTTGATCACTGCCGGTGCCATCATCGTGCGCCAGCGCGGTACCAAGTTCCACCCCGGCACCAATGTCGGCGTGGGCAAGGACCACACCTTGTTCGCCCTGGTTGACGGCCACGTGTCGTTCGGCTTCAAGGGTGCAATGAGCAAGCACACGGTCACCGTGACGCCGGCTGCCTAA
- a CDS encoding CNP1-like family protein, translating to MPRADFRPTAALLACTAALLLLAGPATAGLLMDSENQPPELPTPPAPDFRTTQLLPIPMTGATTIRIGVDPSTITIGKDGIVRYVAVASSATGNATSAMYEGIRCSTAEVKLYARHYADSGWRPVEEPSWVSLYEGRVRYSLAIAKAGVCQDASANGSPAQIIRSMRNDPLYTTP from the coding sequence ATGCCCCGCGCTGACTTCCGCCCCACCGCCGCCTTGCTGGCCTGCACCGCAGCATTGCTGTTGCTCGCGGGCCCGGCGACCGCCGGCTTGCTGATGGACAGCGAGAACCAGCCACCGGAACTGCCGACACCGCCCGCGCCAGACTTTCGCACCACGCAACTGTTGCCCATCCCCATGACCGGCGCCACGACGATCCGCATCGGCGTCGACCCCAGCACCATCACAATTGGCAAGGACGGCATCGTGCGCTACGTCGCCGTTGCCAGCAGTGCCACGGGCAACGCCACGTCGGCCATGTACGAAGGCATTCGCTGCAGCACGGCCGAGGTCAAGCTCTACGCCCGGCACTACGCCGACAGCGGCTGGCGGCCCGTCGAGGAACCCAGCTGGGTGTCGCTGTACGAAGGCCGGGTGCGCTATTCACTGGCCATCGCCAAAGCCGGCGTTTGCCAGGATGCATCAGCCAACGGCAGCCCCGCGCAGATCATCCGCAGCATGCGCAACGACCCGCTCTACACCACACCTTGA
- a CDS encoding lytic transglycosylase domain-containing protein, with protein MSLPGAGMALSFSEFARAGSQLEEPLADSVRTALSSAIAQQAPPVPEFADTASHMAYLRWLATMAQRLQPKVPDRDSRIEFLRTIWYEARRAGLDVSLVLGLVQVESNFRKFAVSSVGARGYMQVMPFWTRSIGDGDPGGLFHMQTNLRFGCVILRHYLDRERGDLFMALGRYNGSRGRSPYPDAVFGAQAKWRFADSAPAA; from the coding sequence ATGTCCTTGCCGGGCGCCGGCATGGCGCTATCATTTTCGGAGTTCGCAAGGGCCGGCTCCCAGCTGGAGGAGCCGCTGGCGGACTCGGTGCGCACCGCGCTCAGTTCGGCCATCGCGCAGCAGGCGCCGCCGGTGCCTGAATTCGCCGACACCGCTTCCCACATGGCCTATCTGCGCTGGCTGGCCACCATGGCGCAGCGCCTGCAGCCTAAGGTGCCGGACCGCGACTCGCGCATCGAATTCCTGCGCACCATCTGGTATGAGGCGCGGCGCGCCGGGCTGGATGTGTCGCTGGTGCTGGGCCTGGTGCAGGTCGAGAGCAATTTCCGCAAATTTGCCGTCAGCAGCGTGGGCGCGCGCGGCTACATGCAGGTGATGCCGTTCTGGACCCGCAGCATCGGCGATGGCGACCCGGGCGGGCTGTTCCACATGCAGACCAACCTGCGCTTTGGCTGCGTGATCCTGCGCCATTACCTGGACCGCGAGCGCGGCGACCTGTTCATGGCGCTGGGCCGCTACAACGGCAGCCGGGGGCGTTCGCCCTATCCCGATGCGGTGTTCGGGGCCCAGGCCAAATGGCGGTTTGCGGATTCGGCGCCTGCGGCTTGA
- a CDS encoding RNA pyrophosphohydrolase has product MLDRDGFRPNVGIILLNQRNQVFWGKRIRTHSWQFPQGGIDRGETPEQAMFRELHEEVGLHPEHVRIMARTRDWLRYEVPDRYIRRDARGHYKGQKQIWFLLQLVGHDWDLNLRATNHPEFDAWRWNDYWVPLDVVVEFKRGVYETALTELSRFLPRQEQRNRYLRSSMRASHGGEMELPLSAPFELPPGATFEPDPNVGMAELQNNAKNVPHAPR; this is encoded by the coding sequence ATGCTCGACCGGGACGGGTTCAGGCCCAACGTCGGCATCATCCTGCTCAACCAGAGAAACCAGGTGTTCTGGGGCAAGCGCATCCGGACCCACAGCTGGCAGTTCCCTCAAGGTGGCATCGACCGGGGCGAAACACCCGAACAAGCGATGTTCCGTGAACTGCACGAGGAAGTGGGCCTGCATCCGGAGCATGTGCGCATCATGGCCCGCACCCGAGACTGGTTGCGCTACGAGGTGCCTGACCGGTACATACGCCGCGACGCGCGCGGCCACTACAAAGGCCAGAAGCAAATCTGGTTCCTGCTGCAACTGGTCGGCCACGACTGGGACCTGAACCTGCGCGCCACCAACCACCCCGAGTTCGACGCCTGGCGTTGGAACGACTACTGGGTGCCGCTGGACGTGGTGGTGGAGTTCAAGCGTGGCGTCTATGAAACCGCCCTCACCGAGCTCTCGCGCTTCCTGCCGCGCCAGGAACAGCGCAACCGCTACCTGCGCAGCAGCATGCGCGCGTCGCACGGCGGCGAGATGGAACTCCCGCTCTCCGCGCCATTCGAACTGCCTCCGGGCGCGACCTTCGAGCCCGACCCGAACGTCGGCATGGCCGAACTGCAGAACAATGCCAAGAATGTGCCCCATGCCCCGCGCTGA
- the rplU gene encoding 50S ribosomal protein L21 has translation MYAVIKTGGKQYRVASGEKIKVEQIAADVGQEIVIDQVLAVGNGAELKVGTPLVSGATVTATVVSHGKHDKVSIFKMRRRKHYQKRQGHRQQFTELHIGAIAG, from the coding sequence ATGTACGCGGTCATAAAAACCGGTGGCAAGCAGTATCGCGTTGCTTCCGGCGAAAAAATTAAAGTAGAACAGATTGCTGCGGACGTAGGCCAGGAAATCGTGATTGACCAGGTTTTGGCTGTCGGAAACGGCGCTGAACTGAAGGTTGGCACGCCCCTGGTGTCCGGCGCAACCGTCACGGCAACTGTCGTGTCGCACGGCAAGCACGACAAGGTCAGCATCTTCAAGATGCGCCGTCGTAAGCACTACCAGAAACGTCAAGGCCATCGCCAGCAGTTCACCGAACTGCACATTGGCGCGATCGCCGGCTAA
- the cgtA gene encoding Obg family GTPase CgtA → MKFVDEAYIDVAAGDGGNGCVSFRHEKYKEFGGPNGGDGGRGGHVFAVADVNLNTLVDFRYSRRHEAKRGEHGMGSDMFGAAGSDITLKVPVGTIFTDAETGEVLYELLVPGEVITIAKGGDGGFGNMRFKSAINRAPRQKTPGWPGEKKSLKLELKVLADVGLLGMPNAGKSTLIAAVSNARPKIADYPFTTLHPNLGVVRVGPEQSFVIADIPGLIEGASEGAGLGHLFLRHLQRTRLLLHVVDLAPFDDNVDPVVQAKAIVGELKKYDAALHEKPRWLVLNKLDMVPEEERAARVKDFVKRFKWKGPVFEISALTREGCEPLVQAIFRHVQAEQIASQPPVDVDPRFVGDAAE, encoded by the coding sequence ATGAAATTCGTTGACGAAGCCTATATCGACGTGGCCGCCGGCGACGGAGGCAATGGCTGCGTGTCCTTCCGGCACGAGAAGTACAAGGAGTTCGGCGGCCCCAATGGCGGCGACGGTGGTCGGGGCGGCCATGTGTTTGCCGTGGCCGACGTCAACCTCAATACCCTGGTCGACTTCCGTTATTCGCGTCGGCACGAGGCCAAGCGCGGCGAGCACGGCATGGGCTCCGACATGTTTGGCGCGGCCGGCTCCGACATCACGCTGAAAGTGCCGGTGGGCACCATCTTCACCGACGCCGAGACCGGCGAGGTGCTGTATGAGCTGCTGGTGCCGGGCGAGGTCATCACGATCGCCAAGGGCGGCGACGGTGGCTTTGGCAACATGCGTTTCAAGAGCGCGATCAACCGTGCGCCGCGGCAGAAGACGCCCGGCTGGCCGGGCGAGAAGAAGAGCCTCAAGCTCGAACTCAAGGTGCTGGCCGATGTCGGCCTGCTGGGCATGCCGAACGCAGGCAAGTCCACCTTGATCGCGGCCGTGTCCAATGCCCGGCCGAAGATCGCCGATTACCCCTTCACCACGCTGCACCCCAACCTGGGCGTGGTGCGCGTCGGGCCCGAGCAGAGCTTTGTGATCGCCGACATCCCGGGCCTGATCGAAGGTGCCTCTGAAGGCGCCGGCCTGGGCCATTTGTTCCTGCGCCATTTGCAGCGCACCCGCCTGCTGCTGCACGTGGTGGACCTGGCGCCGTTTGACGACAACGTGGACCCGGTGGTGCAGGCCAAGGCCATCGTCGGCGAGCTGAAGAAGTACGACGCCGCGCTGCACGAGAAGCCGCGCTGGCTGGTGCTCAACAAGCTCGACATGGTGCCCGAGGAAGAGCGCGCCGCGCGGGTCAAGGACTTCGTCAAGCGCTTCAAGTGGAAAGGGCCGGTGTTCGAGATATCGGCGCTTACGCGTGAAGGCTGCGAGCCGCTGGTGCAGGCCATCTTCCGCCACGTGCAGGCCGAGCAGATCGCCAGCCAGCCGCCGGTGGACGTCGATCCGCGTTTTGTCGGTGATGCGGCGGAGTGA
- a CDS encoding polyprenyl synthetase family protein: MREVDAVIARRLDSGVPLVGEVSRYIIAAGGKRLRPALLLLVCGALQCRDAQRFNLAAVVEFIHTATLLHDDVVDDSTLRRGRPTANEVFGNPASVLVGDFLYSRAFQMMVDAGEMRIMQILADATNVISEGEVLQLMNMHDPDLDEAGYLRVIRSKTAKLFEASARLGAIVARAPTEVEEACATYGQALGTAFQVIDDLLDYDGDTSVMGKNLGDDLREGKTTLPLIIAMQRGTPAQAAAVRAAIESSGEGDLAPIVAIVRETGALTATREAAAAEAQRAIDAIAGLPQNPHTKGLLQLAAQLLTRRS, encoded by the coding sequence ATGCGCGAGGTTGACGCGGTCATCGCCCGCCGGCTCGACTCCGGCGTGCCGCTGGTCGGCGAGGTCTCCCGCTACATCATTGCAGCCGGCGGCAAGCGACTGCGCCCGGCGCTGCTGCTGCTGGTCTGCGGCGCACTGCAGTGCCGCGATGCGCAGCGCTTCAACCTGGCGGCCGTGGTGGAATTCATCCACACCGCCACGCTGCTGCACGACGACGTGGTGGACGACTCCACGCTGCGCCGCGGCCGCCCCACTGCCAACGAAGTCTTTGGCAACCCGGCCAGCGTGCTGGTGGGCGACTTCCTCTACTCGCGCGCCTTCCAGATGATGGTGGACGCGGGCGAGATGCGCATCATGCAGATCCTGGCCGACGCCACCAACGTCATCTCCGAGGGCGAGGTGCTGCAGCTCATGAACATGCACGACCCCGACCTCGACGAGGCCGGCTACCTGCGTGTGATCCGCTCCAAAACGGCCAAGCTGTTCGAGGCCAGCGCGCGCCTGGGCGCCATCGTTGCGCGCGCCCCCACCGAGGTCGAAGAAGCCTGTGCCACCTACGGCCAGGCACTGGGCACGGCCTTCCAGGTGATCGACGATCTGCTCGACTACGACGGCGACACCAGCGTCATGGGCAAGAACCTGGGCGACGACCTGCGCGAAGGCAAGACCACGCTGCCCCTGATCATCGCCATGCAGCGCGGCACGCCGGCACAGGCTGCTGCGGTGCGCGCGGCCATCGAATCCAGCGGCGAAGGCGACCTGGCCCCCATCGTCGCCATCGTGCGCGAGACCGGCGCCCTCACCGCCACGCGCGAGGCCGCAGCAGCCGAAGCACAGCGCGCCATCGACGCCATTGCCGGCCTGCCGCAGAATCCGCACACCAAAGGTTTGCTACAATTAGCGGCTCAGCTTTTGACACGCCGGTCTTAA
- a CDS encoding EAL domain-containing protein, with protein MGQAEDDFVFAPEVQGERADGAASSAAGHLTILTVDDDLQFQQALHQALTGFRYQDHPVRLQSAQSATEAARILAAQPDVAVVILDVVMETDDAGLRLVRSVRELLGNSEVRIVLLTGQPGMSSLKKSLDTLDINDYWLKTELTHERLHGILTGNLRAWEQIHALNRARQGLQTIVEASNSLNRARNLEEFSEHVIRELSRLLGLDPEGVVCVQASGTDAGDPHKAWVVGAAGRFASAISHRLQSFADAPIRDLLLQSLSQQATVETETSQVLFFPATANSPQAAVYLATRQRLDETERELLGVFCTNIQSGLINVSLTSQLNRMALEDSQLSLPNANALMRCVDTILDMQGPRDRMLLLVDLNQYSQGCLSLGIEQGDLMLQRMARHLCSVFPPPCMVARLHDDTFGIVGPAAMVDEARIESLESADPDDDQLPPFIGMYAARMDLDSYRGGARGAMAAGMLLLRRARAQGLRQLVDYWPGMERETDRHFTLSRQLYQGLQDEQLSIELQPQIDLATGAIVGAEALARWTQPDGTRVPPAQFVPVAEASGQVVHLGRLVIGLACRALVALAQAGFAQVSVAVNVSALQLARRSFVSEITGLLALHGIAPQRLELEITESAMMGDHQANIAVLQQLRGLGFRIAVDDFGTGHSSLAYLQDLPLTMLKVDRSFIQEIGEQEAPARRAPIAAMVIGLGAHLGLKVLAEGVENAAQAEWLRERGCGLAQGYYFARPEPLPAFIERLRAA; from the coding sequence ATGGGCCAGGCAGAAGACGACTTCGTGTTTGCTCCGGAAGTGCAAGGGGAGCGCGCGGATGGCGCCGCCTCTTCCGCGGCCGGGCACCTGACCATCCTCACCGTCGATGACGACCTGCAGTTCCAGCAGGCGCTGCACCAGGCGCTGACCGGTTTCCGCTATCAGGACCACCCGGTGCGCCTGCAGAGCGCGCAGTCGGCGACCGAAGCCGCGCGCATCCTGGCAGCGCAGCCCGATGTGGCGGTGGTCATCCTCGACGTGGTGATGGAGACCGACGACGCCGGCCTGCGGCTGGTGCGCAGCGTGCGCGAGCTGCTGGGCAACTCCGAGGTGCGCATCGTGCTGCTCACCGGCCAGCCGGGCATGAGTTCGCTCAAGAAGTCGCTCGACACGCTGGACATCAACGACTACTGGCTCAAGACCGAGCTCACGCACGAGCGCCTGCACGGCATCCTCACCGGCAACCTGCGCGCCTGGGAGCAGATCCATGCGCTCAACCGCGCGCGGCAGGGGCTGCAGACCATCGTCGAGGCCAGCAATTCGCTCAACCGCGCGCGCAACCTGGAGGAGTTCTCCGAGCACGTGATTCGCGAGCTGTCGCGCCTGCTGGGGCTGGACCCGGAGGGCGTGGTCTGCGTGCAGGCTTCGGGCACGGATGCGGGCGACCCGCACAAGGCTTGGGTGGTGGGCGCGGCGGGCCGCTTTGCGTCGGCCATCTCGCACCGGCTGCAGAGCTTTGCCGATGCGCCGATCCGTGATCTGCTGCTGCAAAGCCTGTCGCAACAGGCCACGGTAGAGACCGAGACCAGCCAGGTGCTGTTCTTCCCGGCCACCGCCAACAGCCCGCAGGCGGCCGTCTACCTGGCCACGCGGCAACGGCTGGACGAGACCGAGCGCGAGCTGCTGGGCGTGTTCTGCACCAACATCCAGTCCGGGCTGATCAATGTCTCGCTGACCAGCCAGCTCAACCGCATGGCGCTGGAAGACAGCCAGCTGTCCCTGCCCAATGCCAATGCGCTGATGCGCTGCGTCGACACCATCCTGGACATGCAGGGGCCGCGCGACCGCATGCTGCTGCTGGTGGACCTGAACCAGTACTCGCAGGGCTGCCTGTCGCTGGGCATAGAGCAGGGCGACCTGATGCTGCAGCGCATGGCGCGGCACCTCTGCAGCGTGTTCCCGCCGCCGTGCATGGTGGCGCGGCTGCACGACGACACCTTTGGCATCGTCGGGCCGGCCGCCATGGTGGACGAGGCCCGCATCGAATCGCTGGAGTCGGCCGACCCGGACGACGACCAATTACCGCCCTTCATCGGCATGTATGCCGCGCGCATGGACCTCGACAGCTACCGGGGCGGCGCGCGCGGCGCCATGGCCGCCGGCATGCTGCTGCTGCGCCGCGCGCGGGCGCAGGGCCTGCGGCAACTGGTGGACTACTGGCCCGGCATGGAGCGCGAGACCGACCGGCACTTCACCCTGTCGCGCCAGCTCTACCAGGGGCTGCAGGACGAGCAGCTGTCCATCGAGCTGCAGCCGCAGATCGACCTGGCCACCGGCGCCATCGTCGGCGCCGAGGCGCTGGCACGCTGGACGCAGCCCGACGGCACGCGCGTGCCGCCGGCCCAGTTCGTGCCGGTGGCCGAGGCCAGCGGCCAGGTGGTGCACCTGGGCCGGCTGGTGATAGGCCTGGCCTGCCGCGCGCTGGTGGCGCTGGCCCAGGCCGGCTTTGCGCAGGTGTCGGTGGCGGTCAATGTGTCGGCGCTGCAACTGGCGCGGCGCAGCTTTGTGTCCGAGATCACCGGCCTGCTAGCACTGCACGGCATCGCGCCGCAGCGGCTGGAGCTGGAGATCACCGAGTCCGCCATGATGGGCGACCACCAGGCCAACATCGCCGTGCTGCAGCAACTGCGCGGCCTGGGTTTTCGTATTGCCGTCGATGACTTCGGCACCGGCCATTCCTCGCTGGCCTACCTGCAGGATTTGCCGCTGACCATGCTCAAGGTGGACCGCAGCTTCATCCAGGAGATCGGCGAGCAAGAGGCGCCGGCGCGGCGCGCACCGATCGCTGCCATGGTGATCGGCCTGGGCGCGCACCTGGGCCTGAAAGTGCTGGCCGAAGGCGTAGAGAACGCGGCCCAGGCCGAGTGGCTGCGCGAGCGCGGCTGCGGCCTGGCGCAGGGCTATTACTTTGCGCGGCCCGAGCCGCTGCCGGCCTTCATAGAGCGCCTGCGGGCGGCTTGA
- the proB gene encoding glutamate 5-kinase produces MTLENVSSPLRNARRIVVKVGSSLVTNEGRGLDEAAIGEWCRQLAALLGGTDGTPKREVVMVSSGAIAEGMKRLGWATRPHAIHELQAAAAVGQMGLAQMYETKLRENGVGSAQVLLTHADLADRERYLNARSTLLTLLRLGVVPVINENDTVVNDEIKFGDNDTLGALVANLVEADVLVILTDQKGLYTADPRKDPAAQFVHEARAGDPALEAMAGGAGSSIGRGGMLTKILAAKRAAGSGASTVIAWGREPDALLRLVAGESIGTLLVAQTQKQQARKQWIADHLQLRGAVTVDAGAVAKLRDEGKSLLPIGMVAVEGEFSRGDVIAVRDAAGQEVARGLANYASAEARLLCRKASGEIEKLLGYAAEPEMVHRDNLIVVR; encoded by the coding sequence ATGACACTAGAAAACGTTTCCAGTCCCCTGCGCAACGCGCGCCGCATCGTGGTCAAGGTGGGCTCCAGCCTGGTGACGAACGAGGGGCGCGGACTGGACGAAGCCGCGATCGGCGAATGGTGTCGGCAGTTGGCGGCGCTGTTGGGCGGCACCGACGGTACGCCCAAGCGCGAGGTCGTGATGGTCTCCAGCGGCGCCATCGCCGAGGGCATGAAGCGCCTGGGCTGGGCCACCCGGCCGCACGCCATCCACGAGCTGCAGGCGGCGGCAGCCGTGGGCCAGATGGGCCTGGCCCAGATGTACGAGACCAAACTGCGCGAGAACGGCGTTGGCAGCGCCCAGGTGCTGCTGACCCACGCCGACCTGGCCGACCGCGAGCGCTACCTGAACGCGCGCTCCACGTTGCTCACGCTGCTGCGCCTGGGCGTGGTGCCGGTCATCAACGAGAACGACACCGTCGTCAACGACGAGATCAAGTTTGGCGACAACGACACCCTGGGTGCGCTGGTCGCCAACCTGGTCGAGGCCGATGTGCTGGTGATCCTCACCGACCAGAAGGGCCTCTACACCGCCGACCCGCGCAAGGACCCGGCGGCGCAGTTCGTGCATGAGGCGCGCGCGGGCGACCCGGCACTGGAGGCCATGGCCGGCGGTGCGGGCAGCTCGATCGGCCGCGGCGGCATGCTGACCAAGATCCTGGCGGCCAAGCGCGCTGCGGGCTCGGGTGCCTCCACCGTGATTGCCTGGGGGCGTGAGCCCGACGCGCTGTTGCGTTTGGTGGCGGGCGAATCCATCGGCACCTTGCTGGTGGCGCAAACGCAGAAGCAGCAGGCGCGCAAGCAGTGGATTGCCGACCACCTGCAGCTGCGCGGCGCGGTCACCGTCGATGCCGGCGCCGTCGCCAAGCTGCGCGATGAAGGCAAGAGCCTGCTGCCAATCGGCATGGTGGCGGTGGAGGGCGAGTTTTCGCGTGGCGACGTGATCGCGGTGCGCGACGCCGCTGGCCAGGAAGTAGCGCGCGGGCTGGCCAATTACGCCAGCGCCGAGGCACGCCTGCTATGCCGCAAGGCCTCGGGCGAGATCGAAAAGCTGCTGGGCTACGCCGCCGAGCCTGAGATGGTGCACCGCGACAACCTGATCGTCGTGCGCTGA